TCCTCGGACAGGTCATGATCGGACAGGAAGCGGTCGGCATCGGTGCGATAGAGGCCGGGCCAGGCCTGCCGCCCCTCGGCCCGGGCGGGGGTCAGGGCCTCGGTTGCGGCGGCGATCCGGGCGATGCCCTCGGCATAGGCGCCGGCGATCCCGTCGGCCAGCATCACCTGCGGCGCGGCATCGGCCAGGGCGGCGCGGGCGGCCGCCAGGAAGGGCTCCGCATGGTCGCGATGCAGGATGACAAGGCCGGGATTGGTGCAGAACTGGCCAGCGCCCATGGTCAGGCTGGCGGCCCAGGCCTGGCCCAAGGCGTCACCCCGTGCGGACAGCGCCGCGGGCAGCAGGAAGCAGGGGTTGATGCTGCCCAGCTCGCCGAAGAAGGGGATCGGTTCGGGGCGCGCCGCGCAGAGGTCATAAAGCGCGCGGCCCCCGCGCAGGCTGCCCGTGAAGCCCACGGCCCGGATCAGCGGGTGGCGGACCAGCGCCTGGCCGACCTCATGCGTGTCGCCATGGATGAAGCCGAAGACGCCCGCGGGCATGCCCGTGGCGCGGATGGCGGCATCGACGGCCTCGGCCACGATCTGGCCGGTGCCGGGATGGGCGGGATGGCCCTTGACCACGACCGGGCAGCCCGCGGCCAGCGCCGATGCCGTGTCCCCCCCGGCGGTCGAGAAGGCCAGCGGAAAGTTCGACGCGCCGAACACCGCGACCGGCCCGATGGGGCGCTGGATCGCGCGCAGATCGGGGCGGGGCAGGGGCTGGCGGTCCGGCAGGGCCGGGTCGTGGCGGCGGTCCAGATAGCCGCCTTGGCGGATATGGTCGGCAAACAGCCGCAGCTGGCCGGTGGTGCGGCCGCGTTCACCCTGGAGCCTGGCCTCGGGCAGGCCGGTCTCGGCCGTGCCGATGGCGGTGATCGCCTCGGCCCGCGCCTCGATCTGATCGGCGATGGCGTCCAGGAAATCGGCCCGCGCGGCGCGCGAGGTGGCGGCATAGGCGGCAAAGGCATCCTCGGCCGCGCGGGCGGCGCGGTCCACCAGATCGGCGCTGCCCGAGGCATAGTCGCGCGCCGCGCCCGTGGCGGGGGCCGATCGGAACCGCCCCGGCCCGTCCAGCCATTCCCCCGCGATCAGATGTCCAGTCTGCGTCATCATCCAGCCTTTCAGAAATCGAAGGACGCGACGGTCGCCCGCCGGCCCAAGGTGAAGGCATCCGCGACCAGCACCATCGGCGCCAGATCGACATCGGATGCCCCGCGCGCGACCAGATCGGCCATGCGCGCATAGAGCGCGGGATATTCCCCCGCGATGCCGCCCCGACCCTGCACGGGCCGGTCGTCGATTTCCAGCAGGTTGCCCCCCTGGCTCAGGGCCAGCCGGCCGCCATCGGTTTCCAGCGCGATGTCCCAGGTCTGCGGACCCTGCTGGCGAAAATCCAGATCGGCGGTGATGCCCCCGGCGAAGTCCAGCCGGGCGGCGATGGGGGCCTGGCGGTTGGCGGGGATGTCCAGCTCTGCCGCCGTCAGGCGCGCGGGGGTGGGCAGGATATGGGTCAGGATCGACAGGGCGTTGATGCCGGGGTCGAAGACGCCCATGCCCCCGGCCTCGAAGATCCAGTCCTGGCCGGGATGCCAGTGGCGCACATCCTCGCGCCAGGTGATCCGGCCGCCGGTGACGCGCCGCCCGGCCAGCCAGTCGCGCGCGGCGGCCACGCCCAGGGCCATGCGCGAATGCCAGGTGGCAAAGATCGTCACCCCGGCATCCGCCGCCATGGCCTGCAGGGCGTGGACCTCGGCCAAGGTCGCGCCGGGGGGCTTTTCCAGCATCAGGTGCCGGCCCGCCCGCAGGACCGCCTGCGCCGCGTCGAATCGCGGCACCGGCGGCAGGCACAGGCTGACGGCGCCGATATCGGGATGGGCCGCCAGCATCGCGTCGATATCGGCGAAGGCGGGCACGCCCTCGACCCGGCCATGGCGCGACAGGGTGGCGGCCAAGGTCCAGTCGGGGCTGGCGGCCAAGGCGGGGACATGCTGGTCCAGGGCGATCTTGCCGATGCCCGCAAGCGCGATCTTCATCAATGGCTGTCCCTTCCCACCGCATTGCCGCGACACCCGCGCAGGAAATCCATGTCCGCCCCGGTATCGGCGCCCATCACATGCTGCTGGTGCAGCCAGGCATAGCCGCTGGCGGGCTGGTCGGGCAGGGGGGTCCAGGCGGCCAGCCGGGCGGCCAGCTCGGCCTCGGGGATGTCCAGATGCAGGCGGCGGTTCGGCACGTCCAGATCGATCATGTCGCCGTCGCGCACCACGGCCAGGGGGCCGCCCGCCGCGGCCTCGGGGCTGGTATGCAGGATCACCGTGCCATAGGCTGTGCCCGACATGCGCGCGTCGCTGATGCGCACCATGTCGGTGATGCCGCGGCGCAGGACCTTGGGCGGCAGGCCCATATTGCCCACCTCGGCCATGCCGGGATAGCCGCGCGGGCCGCAATTCTTCAGAACCATCACGCAGGTCTCGTCGATGTTCAGATCCTCGTCGATGATGCGGGCCTTGTAATGGTCGATATCCTCGAAGACGACGGCCCGGCCGCGATGGACCAGCAGATGCGGGCTGGCGGCGGATGGTTTCAGCACCGCCCCCGCAGGCGCCAGGTTGCC
Above is a genomic segment from Paracoccus aestuarii containing:
- a CDS encoding aldehyde dehydrogenase (NADP(+)) is translated as MTQTGHLIAGEWLDGPGRFRSAPATGAARDYASGSADLVDRAARAAEDAFAAYAATSRAARADFLDAIADQIEARAEAITAIGTAETGLPEARLQGERGRTTGQLRLFADHIRQGGYLDRRHDPALPDRQPLPRPDLRAIQRPIGPVAVFGASNFPLAFSTAGGDTASALAAGCPVVVKGHPAHPGTGQIVAEAVDAAIRATGMPAGVFGFIHGDTHEVGQALVRHPLIRAVGFTGSLRGGRALYDLCAARPEPIPFFGELGSINPCFLLPAALSARGDALGQAWAASLTMGAGQFCTNPGLVILHRDHAEPFLAAARAALADAAPQVMLADGIAGAYAEGIARIAAATEALTPARAEGRQAWPGLYRTDADRFLSDHDLSEEVFGPLGLVVTVRDDAQMQALAQGLAGQLTVTLHLDDADHDLAARLMPVLERKAGRILANGWPTGVEVADAMVHGGPYPASTNFGATSVGTLAIRRFLRPVCFQNIPTALLPTDLRDGE
- a CDS encoding Gfo/Idh/MocA family protein: MKIALAGIGKIALDQHVPALAASPDWTLAATLSRHGRVEGVPAFADIDAMLAAHPDIGAVSLCLPPVPRFDAAQAVLRAGRHLMLEKPPGATLAEVHALQAMAADAGVTIFATWHSRMALGVAAARDWLAGRRVTGGRITWREDVRHWHPGQDWIFEAGGMGVFDPGINALSILTHILPTPARLTAAELDIPANRQAPIAARLDFAGGITADLDFRQQGPQTWDIALETDGGRLALSQGGNLLEIDDRPVQGRGGIAGEYPALYARMADLVARGASDVDLAPMVLVADAFTLGRRATVASFDF